The Thiothrix subterranea genome has a segment encoding these proteins:
- the fabD gene encoding ACP S-malonyltransferase, whose protein sequence is MTIAGIFPGQGSQSLGMLAGLSTDFVEVCDTFQEASDVLGRDLWLLAQAGHETALNSTENTQPLMLAAGVAVWRVWLKQGGCQPVALAGHSLGEYSALVAAGVLNFTDAVALVAERARLMQSAVADGEGAMAAILGLDDAQIVAACAQAAQGQVVEAVNFNSPGQVVIAGNTTAIDRAIQVATEMGAKKAIKLSVSVPSHCALMLPAATELASQLAAITLDVAQVPVLHNVDAQTRTTADEMRSALAQQLYRPVRWVDTIQTLQNTYGATAAIEFGPGKVLTGLNKRIDRKLSAVCILDSKTLEEALKLCEEAGA, encoded by the coding sequence ATGACCATTGCGGGTATTTTTCCGGGGCAGGGTTCGCAGTCACTCGGTATGTTGGCAGGCTTGAGCACAGATTTTGTGGAAGTGTGTGACACATTCCAAGAAGCTTCCGACGTATTAGGGCGCGATTTGTGGCTATTGGCGCAAGCAGGGCATGAAACCGCGCTCAATAGCACTGAAAATACCCAGCCGTTAATGTTGGCTGCTGGTGTCGCGGTCTGGCGTGTTTGGTTGAAACAAGGCGGTTGTCAGCCAGTTGCCTTAGCCGGGCATAGCTTGGGTGAATATTCCGCGCTGGTAGCAGCGGGTGTGTTGAATTTTACAGATGCGGTGGCGTTAGTCGCAGAACGTGCACGCCTGATGCAATCGGCAGTAGCCGATGGCGAAGGGGCAATGGCGGCGATTCTGGGGCTGGATGATGCGCAAATTGTAGCGGCTTGTGCTCAAGCCGCTCAAGGCCAAGTGGTTGAGGCGGTAAATTTCAATTCACCGGGGCAAGTTGTGATTGCGGGGAATACGACTGCGATTGATCGCGCTATTCAAGTGGCAACCGAGATGGGCGCGAAAAAAGCCATCAAATTGTCGGTGAGTGTGCCTTCGCATTGTGCGTTGATGTTGCCTGCTGCAACCGAATTAGCAAGTCAGTTAGCCGCTATTACGCTTGATGTGGCGCAAGTTCCCGTGCTGCATAACGTCGATGCGCAAACCCGCACCACTGCGGATGAGATGCGCAGCGCTTTAGCACAACAACTCTATCGCCCGGTGCGCTGGGTTGATACGATCCAAACCTTGCAAAATACTTACGGTGCGACGGCGGCTATCGAATTTGGTCCCGGTAAGGTGTTGACGGGATTGAATAAACGGATTGACCGCAAACTCAGTGCCGTATGCATTTTGGATAGCAAAACATTGGAAGAAGCATTAAAACTTTGTGAGGAGGCGGGAGCGTAA
- a CDS encoding aminodeoxychorismate synthase component I, with protein MHTQTFKGEYDLLALHQQNPARYPFLLESVATSPLSRYSLLFAFPQESIRLDDLAESSFCERLDTAWRKETPPNRPAAIRGASAPLSGEEQEMPFRGGWFLYLGYELVGQLEPTLQLPDTPASLPIALAVRIPAAVIVDHLRTETIVVAEHEFAEAFAEIKTDMAATNVETQNFASLQVQIAEDLPEQFTAGVECIREYIAAGDVFQVNLSRAWRSDIQSEHSAADIYRLLRKTNPAPFACLADFGEFAIISSSPERLVRVQAGRVDTRPIAGTRPRGADPERDQALLEELIAHPKERAEHIMLIDLERNDLGRICEYGTVNVDELMVVESYQHVHHIVSNIQGTLREGITPGQIIRAVFPGGTITGCPKVRCMEIIAELEQVGRGAYTGSVGYLNHNGDMDLNILIRTMTLQGKQLQFRTGAGIVMDSVAPNELKETRHKARGLLRALGHDMG; from the coding sequence TTGCATACGCAAACCTTCAAGGGCGAGTACGATTTACTCGCCCTGCATCAACAAAATCCCGCCCGTTATCCTTTCCTGCTGGAAAGTGTCGCTACATCCCCACTGTCCCGTTACAGCTTGCTGTTTGCGTTTCCGCAGGAAAGCATTCGTCTGGATGATTTGGCGGAGAGCAGTTTTTGTGAGCGGCTGGATACTGCGTGGAGAAAAGAAACCCCTCCTAACCGCCCAGCCGCTATTCGCGGCGCTTCCGCCCCCTTATCAGGGGAGGAACAAGAGATGCCGTTCCGAGGAGGGTGGTTTCTTTATCTTGGTTATGAATTGGTTGGGCAATTGGAGCCTACTTTGCAATTGCCGGATACGCCAGCAAGTTTACCGATTGCGTTGGCAGTACGTATTCCAGCGGCGGTGATCGTGGATCATTTACGCACTGAGACAATCGTTGTCGCTGAACATGAATTTGCCGAAGCCTTTGCTGAAATAAAAACAGATATGGCAGCAACGAACGTAGAGACGCAAAATTTTGCGTCTCTACAGGTGCAAATTGCTGAAGATTTGCCTGAACAATTTACCGCAGGAGTTGAATGCATCCGCGAATACATTGCGGCAGGTGATGTGTTTCAGGTGAATTTATCGCGTGCATGGCGTAGCGACATACAGTCAGAACATTCTGCTGCTGACATTTACCGCTTGCTACGTAAAACCAACCCAGCACCGTTTGCCTGTCTTGCCGATTTTGGCGAATTTGCGATCATTAGTTCTTCGCCAGAACGTTTGGTGCGGGTGCAAGCGGGTAGGGTGGATACACGCCCGATTGCGGGTACACGCCCACGCGGTGCTGACCCCGAACGTGATCAAGCTTTGTTAGAAGAGCTGATTGCACACCCCAAAGAACGCGCCGAACACATTATGCTGATTGACTTAGAGCGCAACGATTTGGGGCGCATTTGTGAATACGGCACGGTCAATGTTGACGAATTAATGGTGGTGGAAAGCTATCAACACGTCCACCACATTGTCTCCAATATTCAGGGGACATTGCGGGAAGGCATAACACCGGGGCAAATAATCCGCGCAGTTTTCCCCGGTGGCACGATTACCGGTTGCCCCAAGGTACGTTGCATGGAAATCATTGCCGAACTGGAACAGGTTGGCAGAGGCGCTTACACCGGCTCGGTCGGCTATCTGAATCACAACGGCGATATGGATTTGAATATTCTGATTCGCACCATGACGCTGCAAGGCAAACAGTTACAATTTCGCACGGGCGCTGGCATCGTGATGGATTCGGTTGCCCCCAACGAACTCAAGGAAACCCGCCATAAAGCGCGGGGTTTATTGCGGGCGCTCGGTCATGATATGGGTTAA
- a CDS encoding zonular occludens toxin domain-containing protein — MLRVITGVPGSGKTLYAVKNLLEAKERGDFLITNIDGFRYADEFIDSQTQEGITKFILERDWESFAKSLDGRKIYMVLDEAQRFYSSTGMNRNTQQQMFFFLEYHRHYGANVDLITQSHRSLNSRVYGLLHEIIQVSKVMGLTGDQRIRRLDPTTWELIGKDSFKRTSQLFDAYTSSSVDSGHQRPTNAMNRLKGQIILSGIALVCLFGFMIYMIMGWLASDESPQPQQTTTEQPRIASKPSTPSNATSTSTTTNKTPVLDIPLYKSASMKLSDFVLISQGELAGHNITRFSYRTAFFTPEELRQLGIHYRSISAGSALLIDPKTQEQVMIFMQADQPQATKQTPNDPSIEPFAMPTITDMLPTGEQQQPAPNLKSYSGMPASNLVTQ, encoded by the coding sequence ATGTTACGTGTAATCACTGGTGTTCCGGGTTCGGGTAAAACACTCTATGCAGTAAAAAATCTTCTTGAAGCTAAAGAAAGAGGGGATTTTCTCATAACCAATATTGACGGATTCCGTTATGCTGACGAATTCATTGATTCTCAAACACAAGAGGGTATCACTAAATTCATCTTAGAAAGAGACTGGGAAAGTTTCGCAAAATCTTTAGACGGTAGAAAGATTTACATGGTATTAGATGAAGCCCAACGTTTCTATTCATCCACTGGGATGAATAGAAACACACAACAACAGATGTTTTTCTTTTTAGAATACCATCGCCACTATGGGGCAAACGTCGACTTAATCACCCAAAGCCATAGAAGCCTAAACTCTCGTGTATACGGACTACTACATGAAATAATACAAGTATCCAAAGTCATGGGCTTAACAGGTGATCAACGAATTAGACGATTAGACCCCACCACATGGGAACTCATCGGTAAAGATTCGTTTAAACGTACCTCACAGCTCTTTGACGCCTATACTTCATCATCGGTCGACTCAGGCCATCAACGCCCAACCAACGCCATGAACCGCCTAAAAGGTCAGATTATCCTCTCCGGTATCGCTCTCGTTTGCCTCTTCGGTTTCATGATCTATATGATTATGGGCTGGTTAGCTTCCGACGAATCCCCACAACCTCAACAAACCACCACAGAACAGCCTAGAATCGCCTCTAAGCCATCAACACCCTCAAATGCTACCTCTACCAGCACAACCACCAATAAAACCCCTGTGCTCGATATACCCCTCTATAAATCCGCATCCATGAAGCTATCCGACTTCGTGCTAATCTCACAAGGCGAACTCGCAGGCCACAACATAACCCGTTTTTCCTACCGCACGGCATTTTTCACCCCTGAAGAACTCCGTCAGCTCGGCATTCACTACCGCTCTATTTCTGCGGGTTCTGCTTTACTCATTGACCCCAAGACTCAAGAGCAGGTCATGATATTCATGCAAGCCGACCAACCCCAAGCCACTAAACAAACCCCTAATGACCCATCTATCGAACCGTTCGCCATGCCCACTATCACCGATATGCTCCCCACTGGTGAACAGCAACAACCTGCACCAAACCTCAAAAGTTACTCAGGTATGCCCGCCTCCAATCTCGTCACACAATGA
- the tmk gene encoding dTMP kinase — protein sequence MNRGVFITLEGGEGAGKSTNVPWIADYLRSHGKTVLVTREPGGTEVAEAIREVLLSPELPGMNADTELLLMFAARNEHLQTKILPALARGEWVICDRFTDATYAYQGYGRGIALSRIAALEQWVQGDVRPDYVILFDLDVATGMARAQARGRADRFEQEHAVFFERIRDGYLQRAGQMPARYPIIQAAQARVNVKEQLQQVLARIIAEKSV from the coding sequence ATGAATCGCGGTGTTTTTATTACGTTAGAAGGCGGCGAAGGCGCGGGAAAAAGCACTAACGTGCCGTGGATAGCTGACTATTTGCGTTCCCACGGTAAAACAGTATTAGTGACCCGCGAACCGGGCGGCACGGAAGTCGCAGAGGCGATTCGTGAAGTGTTGTTATCCCCTGAATTACCGGGTATGAATGCGGATACTGAATTATTGTTAATGTTTGCGGCGCGAAATGAACACCTGCAAACTAAAATTTTGCCTGCTCTAGCGCGGGGTGAGTGGGTGATTTGCGACCGTTTTACGGATGCAACTTATGCTTATCAGGGCTATGGGCGCGGCATTGCTCTATCACGAATTGCAGCGTTAGAACAATGGGTGCAAGGCGATGTACGCCCGGATTACGTGATTTTGTTTGATCTTGATGTGGCAACTGGCATGGCGAGAGCGCAGGCGCGTGGTCGTGCAGATCGGTTTGAACAAGAACATGCGGTGTTTTTTGAGCGTATTCGTGATGGCTATTTGCAAAGGGCAGGGCAGATGCCAGCGCGTTACCCTATCATTCAAGCCGCGCAAGCGCGTGTAAACGTCAAAGAGCAATTACAGCAAGTGTTAGCGCGCATTATTGCTGAGAAAAGCGTGTGA
- the infA gene encoding translation initiation factor IF-1 — protein MAKEDYIEMEGIVQETLPNTTFRVELDNGHVVNAHISGRMRKNYIRILTGDRVTVQLTPYDLTKGRISYRNK, from the coding sequence ATGGCGAAAGAAGATTATATTGAAATGGAAGGCATTGTGCAGGAAACCCTGCCAAACACAACCTTCCGCGTTGAACTAGACAACGGTCACGTAGTAAATGCCCACATTTCCGGCCGTATGCGTAAAAACTACATCCGTATTTTGACCGGCGACCGCGTTACCGTACAGCTCACCCCTTACGACCTTACCAAAGGCCGCATCAGCTACCGCAACAAATAA
- a CDS encoding DNA-binding protein: protein MALTKDQIQQAADLIALTGESPTLAAVRKAVGGGSYTTINEALKEWKAKQQALITPSREPAPDNITKRLNKPQEKGRTHRMIKREEGGGTLPLLPCVARCIAR, encoded by the coding sequence ATGGCACTCACTAAAGACCAAATCCAACAAGCCGCTGACCTCATCGCCTTAACTGGCGAATCACCGACACTTGCCGCCGTCCGTAAAGCTGTAGGCGGCGGAAGTTATACAACGATCAATGAAGCGCTCAAAGAATGGAAAGCCAAGCAACAAGCCCTTATTACCCCATCCCGTGAACCTGCACCCGACAACATTACCAAGCGCCTGAACAAACCCCAAGAAAAAGGCAGAACCCACCGAATGATAAAAAGAGAGGAGGGAGGGGGAACCCTCCCGCTGTTGCCATGTGTCGCCCGCTGCATAGCCCGCTAA
- the fabG gene encoding 3-oxoacyl-ACP reductase FabG — protein sequence MDSLISLQGEIALVTGASRGIGRSIAEMLGKAGATVVGTATSEKGAEAISAYLAAAGIAGKGMVLNVADKDSIESVTKAVTGEFGGISVLVNNAGITRDNLLMRMKDEEWDDIIATNLTSVYRMSKACMRGMTKAKKGRIISISSVVGASGNPGQTNYAAAKAGLVGFSKSLAREIGSRNITVNVVAPGFIDTDMTRELSEEQRNHLLQNIPLSRLGQPNEIAGAVLFLASSLGAYITGETIHVNGGMYMA from the coding sequence ATGGATTCACTCATCAGTTTACAGGGTGAAATCGCCCTAGTGACCGGCGCAAGCCGAGGTATCGGGCGTAGCATTGCAGAAATGTTGGGCAAAGCGGGCGCAACCGTTGTTGGCACGGCAACCAGTGAAAAAGGCGCAGAAGCCATTTCTGCCTATTTAGCCGCTGCGGGTATTGCTGGCAAAGGGATGGTGTTGAATGTTGCCGACAAAGATTCCATCGAATCCGTCACTAAAGCGGTGACTGGGGAATTTGGTGGTATCAGTGTGCTGGTGAATAATGCTGGCATTACCCGCGATAACCTGTTGATGCGCATGAAAGATGAGGAATGGGATGACATTATTGCCACCAACCTGACGTCGGTGTATCGCATGAGCAAAGCGTGTATGCGCGGCATGACCAAAGCCAAAAAAGGGCGCATTATTTCGATTTCATCCGTGGTGGGGGCATCCGGGAATCCGGGGCAAACCAACTACGCTGCCGCCAAAGCCGGTTTGGTCGGGTTTTCCAAATCACTGGCTCGCGAAATCGGTTCACGCAACATTACGGTGAATGTGGTTGCGCCGGGCTTCATTGATACGGATATGACTCGCGAATTGTCCGAAGAGCAGCGCAATCATTTGCTGCAAAATATCCCGCTAAGCCGCTTAGGGCAACCCAATGAAATTGCCGGAGCTGTGTTGTTTTTAGCGTCCTCTTTGGGTGCATACATCACAGGCGAGACAATTCATGTCAACGGTGGTATGTATATGGCTTAA
- the mltG gene encoding endolytic transglycosylase MltG has product MKLLFKLISLLLITAIATVGFLAWYQYQRFQETPLAVTPENALFEIKPGSNIRQVAKQLVDKKLIENELLFFAHARITDKAAQIKAGEYQLEAGMLPDEVLQKFVSGQVLQYQLTILEGKTFRDILVDIRKHPNIEQTLGNADGQTIMRELGAPEGMSPEGWFYPDTYSFPRKTSDVAFLQRSYKAMQTYLQTAWEGREPHPHIKTPYEALILASIVEKETGLPEERPLVAKVFLNRLEKGMLLQTDPTVIYGMGDKYDGNIRKTDLQTDTPYNTYTRAGLTPTPIATPSKAAIDAVMHPAGNPNVLYFVATTPGGASHFSETLDEHNQAVRQYIINRNKIKEQQP; this is encoded by the coding sequence ATGAAACTGTTATTCAAATTAATCAGCCTTTTACTCATTACCGCGATTGCTACCGTTGGATTTCTAGCTTGGTATCAGTACCAACGTTTTCAAGAAACGCCGCTGGCAGTCACGCCAGAAAATGCCCTATTTGAAATCAAACCGGGCAGCAACATCCGCCAAGTTGCCAAACAATTAGTAGATAAAAAGCTGATCGAAAACGAACTATTGTTTTTCGCCCATGCACGGATCACCGACAAAGCGGCGCAAATCAAAGCAGGGGAATACCAACTGGAAGCTGGTATGCTACCCGATGAAGTGCTGCAAAAATTTGTGTCGGGTCAGGTATTGCAATACCAATTGACTATTTTGGAAGGCAAAACTTTCAGAGATATTTTAGTCGATATACGTAAACATCCTAATATCGAACAAACACTGGGTAATGCAGATGGACAGACGATTATGCGTGAATTGGGTGCGCCCGAAGGCATGTCGCCAGAAGGGTGGTTTTATCCCGATACCTACAGTTTTCCGCGCAAAACCAGCGATGTAGCTTTTTTGCAGCGCAGCTATAAAGCGATGCAAACTTATTTGCAAACTGCATGGGAAGGGCGCGAACCACACCCGCATATTAAAACCCCTTACGAAGCGCTAATTTTGGCGTCTATTGTAGAAAAAGAAACCGGATTGCCGGAAGAGCGTCCGTTAGTAGCCAAAGTGTTCTTGAACCGTCTTGAAAAAGGCATGTTGTTGCAAACCGATCCTACGGTGATTTACGGCATGGGCGATAAATACGATGGCAATATCCGCAAGACCGATCTGCAAACTGATACGCCCTATAACACCTATACCCGTGCTGGTTTGACGCCAACGCCGATTGCCACACCCAGTAAGGCGGCGATTGATGCCGTGATGCACCCGGCTGGCAATCCCAACGTTTTGTATTTTGTGGCGACCACGCCGGGTGGTGCGTCGCATTTTTCCGAGACGTTGGATGAACACAACCAAGCCGTGCGTCAATACATCATTAATCGTAATAAAATCAAGGAACAACAACCATGA
- a CDS encoding PilZ domain-containing protein, which yields MDDTQQAHHKHSRGEGNPASLSMAIAEKSALHASYMPFIKDGGLFVPTTEKFGLHDEVVLHLRLVEDGKKLLIPGRVVWISPGIGQRGTSPGVGLQFTGEHRFRVKQFIEEMLGDLLKQPASNPAY from the coding sequence ATGGACGATACTCAGCAGGCGCACCACAAACATTCCAGAGGGGAAGGCAATCCCGCCAGCCTGTCGATGGCTATTGCCGAAAAATCAGCATTACACGCCAGTTATATGCCATTCATTAAAGATGGCGGACTATTTGTGCCAACGACTGAAAAATTCGGCTTGCATGATGAAGTAGTGCTGCACCTGCGCTTGGTCGAAGATGGTAAGAAACTGTTGATTCCGGGGCGGGTTGTGTGGATCTCACCAGGAATTGGGCAACGTGGTACTAGCCCTGGCGTTGGTTTACAATTTACAGGGGAACACCGTTTTCGTGTGAAACAGTTTATTGAAGAAATGCTGGGTGATCTTTTAAAGCAACCTGCATCGAATCCTGCATATTAA
- the holB gene encoding DNA polymerase III subunit delta' — translation MSVYPWHLPIWQRLEQAKADNHLHHALLFSGEEGCGNEAFLEAFANSLLCLKPADDGSACGQCRSCQVLISQAHPDFMAVKLLDDKQSILIDQIRELNYFLGLSRSYSLRRVVIIQPAERMNINAANSLLKSLEEPAADTHILLLTEHPALLLPTIRSRCQSVRLFLPTHQQALAWLQQHSLQHSVESLLETALGRPLAALALDSTDTLNHRTQWLAHLIQCLQGQGNITDISTQWEKFDKVQLLDWQFTWLKILLKQQAGDKNTPISPELRDLCAVLNQQRLFSMHDKLLELKKLSTHPLNPRLFVESMLILWQA, via the coding sequence GTGAGCGTGTATCCTTGGCACTTACCGATATGGCAGCGTTTAGAGCAGGCGAAAGCGGATAATCACCTACACCATGCACTCTTGTTTAGCGGGGAAGAGGGGTGTGGAAATGAAGCATTTCTTGAGGCGTTCGCCAACAGTCTATTGTGTTTAAAACCTGCCGATGATGGCAGTGCTTGCGGGCAATGCCGTAGTTGTCAGGTGTTGATCTCACAAGCACACCCGGATTTCATGGCGGTGAAATTATTAGACGATAAGCAGTCTATTCTGATAGATCAAATTCGTGAACTTAACTACTTTTTGGGCTTGAGCCGTAGTTACAGCTTGCGTCGGGTTGTCATTATTCAACCTGCTGAACGTATGAATATTAATGCGGCCAATAGCTTGCTGAAATCATTAGAAGAACCGGCGGCTGATACGCATATTTTGTTGTTGACCGAACATCCGGCGTTATTATTGCCGACAATTCGGAGCCGTTGCCAATCCGTTCGGTTATTTCTACCGACACATCAACAAGCACTCGCATGGTTGCAACAACATAGCTTACAACATTCGGTTGAGTCATTATTGGAAACCGCTTTGGGTAGGCCACTGGCTGCATTAGCCTTGGATTCTACGGATACGCTAAATCATCGCACTCAGTGGTTAGCGCATTTAATCCAATGTTTACAGGGGCAGGGGAATATCACTGATATTTCAACACAATGGGAAAAATTCGACAAAGTACAGTTGTTGGATTGGCAATTCACTTGGTTAAAAATACTGTTAAAACAACAGGCTGGCGATAAAAATACGCCGATAAGTCCTGAGCTGCGCGACTTGTGTGCGGTATTGAATCAGCAGCGCTTATTCAGTATGCACGATAAGTTACTTGAGCTTAAGAAATTATCCACTCATCCTCTTAACCCCCGTTTGTTCGTTGAATCCATGCTAATATTATGGCAAGCATAA
- the pabC gene encoding aminodeoxychorismate lyase, which produces MIWVNGDIATHLPVTDRGLLYGDGVWETIGVQQGKPQLLDWHLQRLSAGLQALNIRFPNLEAFRAEILAACVAQERVALKLIVTRGSGQRGYSPATTTEPTRILQLSHWADYPASYAEQGIRLTLCETRLAHQPRLAGFKHLNRLEQVLARAEFGSNYQEGLVCDYPGNVIEGTMSNLFVMRADGSVCTPDLTQCGIAGVMRRYIIQTLEKFGSQCHIHPLTLKDVEQAHALFMTNSLIGLWPVREFSGKQYTLPPLLRDLQAAINTLA; this is translated from the coding sequence ATGATATGGGTTAACGGCGACATCGCTACGCATTTGCCCGTCACTGATCGAGGTTTGCTGTACGGTGATGGCGTTTGGGAAACCATCGGTGTACAACAGGGCAAGCCACAATTACTCGACTGGCATTTGCAACGCCTCAGTGCCGGTTTGCAAGCGTTGAACATCCGCTTTCCCAATCTTGAGGCATTCCGTGCGGAAATACTGGCTGCTTGTGTTGCGCAAGAACGTGTGGCCCTCAAATTAATCGTCACGCGCGGCAGTGGGCAACGGGGTTACAGCCCAGCAACTACGACTGAACCAACCCGTATTCTGCAATTATCCCATTGGGCAGACTACCCAGCCAGTTACGCCGAGCAAGGTATCCGTTTAACTTTGTGTGAAACCCGTTTGGCACATCAACCGCGTTTAGCCGGTTTCAAACACCTGAATCGCTTGGAACAAGTGTTGGCAAGAGCTGAATTCGGCAGCAATTATCAGGAAGGGCTGGTCTGCGATTATCCCGGCAATGTCATCGAAGGCACGATGAGTAACCTGTTTGTAATGCGTGCCGATGGCTCAGTATGTACTCCTGACTTAACACAATGCGGTATTGCGGGCGTAATGCGGCGATATATTATCCAAACGCTTGAGAAATTCGGCAGTCAATGCCACATTCATCCCTTAACGCTGAAAGACGTTGAACAGGCGCACGCACTCTTCATGACCAATTCCCTGATTGGTTTATGGCCTGTACGCGAATTTTCCGGCAAACAGTACACCCTACCGCCATTGCTTAGGGATTTGCAGGCGGCAATAAACACACTAGCATGA
- the fabF gene encoding beta-ketoacyl-ACP synthase II: MSKRRVVVTGLGIVSPVGSKLETAWDNIKAGRSGINRISPDLFDASAFSVQIAGNVKGFNADDYIKPKDQKKMDKFIHYGIGAGVEAIRDSGLEVTEENAERIGVLMGSGIGGLDTIERNYATFLNGGARKISPFFVPASIINMVAGNLSIMFGLKGPNMSIVSACATATHSIGDAARMISYGDADVMVAGGAEMGSTPLGIGGFAAARALSTRNDDPEAASRPWDKDRDGFVLGDGAGVLVLEEYEFAKKRGARIYCELVGYGMSSDAYHMTTPSEGGEGAARCMVNAMKDAGLNTTDIDYVNAHGTSTPAGDKAETMAVKRALGDHAYNVAVSSTKSMTGHLLGAAGGIEAVFSVLAIRDQILPPTINMDNQDPECDLDYVPNVARETAVTVAMSNSFGFGGTNGTLIFKKI; the protein is encoded by the coding sequence TTGTCTAAACGACGTGTAGTAGTAACAGGTCTGGGTATTGTTTCACCTGTGGGTTCCAAGCTGGAAACAGCATGGGACAATATCAAAGCTGGTCGCAGCGGGATTAACCGTATTAGTCCTGACCTGTTCGATGCCAGTGCTTTCAGTGTGCAAATTGCTGGTAACGTCAAAGGCTTCAATGCTGACGATTACATCAAGCCCAAAGACCAGAAAAAAATGGATAAATTTATCCATTACGGCATCGGTGCGGGCGTTGAGGCGATTCGCGACTCTGGTTTAGAAGTCACCGAAGAAAATGCGGAACGCATTGGTGTGCTGATGGGATCAGGGATTGGTGGATTGGATACCATTGAGCGCAATTATGCGACTTTCCTCAATGGTGGGGCGCGGAAGATTTCCCCTTTCTTCGTGCCTGCTAGTATTATCAATATGGTGGCGGGTAATCTTTCCATCATGTTTGGCTTGAAGGGGCCGAATATGTCTATCGTGTCGGCGTGTGCTACTGCTACTCACAGTATCGGTGATGCAGCTCGCATGATTTCCTACGGCGATGCGGATGTCATGGTTGCCGGTGGTGCTGAAATGGGTTCAACCCCATTAGGTATCGGTGGTTTTGCCGCCGCTCGCGCATTGTCTACCCGCAATGATGACCCTGAAGCGGCCAGTCGCCCGTGGGATAAGGATCGTGACGGTTTCGTACTCGGTGATGGTGCTGGCGTTTTGGTACTGGAAGAGTACGAATTTGCGAAAAAACGCGGCGCACGGATTTACTGCGAGTTGGTAGGTTACGGCATGAGCAGCGATGCTTACCACATGACCACGCCATCTGAAGGCGGTGAAGGTGCAGCACGCTGCATGGTGAATGCCATGAAAGATGCGGGCTTGAATACGACGGATATTGATTACGTCAACGCACACGGTACATCAACACCGGCTGGTGATAAAGCGGAAACAATGGCGGTAAAACGTGCCTTGGGTGATCATGCTTACAACGTTGCGGTCAGTTCTACCAAGTCGATGACGGGGCATTTGCTGGGTGCTGCGGGTGGTATTGAAGCGGTATTTAGCGTATTGGCTATCCGTGATCAGATTCTGCCGCCGACGATCAATATGGATAACCAAGATCCTGAGTGCGATTTGGACTACGTGCCAAACGTTGCCCGCGAAACCGCTGTCACGGTTGCCATGAGCAACTCGTTTGGCTTTGGTGGCACGAACGGAACCTTGATTTTCAAGAAAATCTAA
- the acpP gene encoding acyl carrier protein has translation MSDIEERVKKIVVEQLGVDEAEVKNSSSFIDDLGADSLDTVELVMALEEEFGAEIPDEDAEKITTVQAAIDYIKAQPQK, from the coding sequence ATGAGCGATATAGAAGAGCGCGTCAAGAAAATCGTTGTTGAACAATTAGGCGTTGATGAAGCTGAAGTGAAAAATTCATCTTCTTTCATTGACGATCTGGGCGCGGATTCTCTGGACACCGTTGAACTGGTTATGGCACTGGAAGAAGAATTCGGTGCTGAAATCCCTGATGAAGACGCAGAAAAGATCACCACTGTGCAAGCAGCCATTGATTACATCAAGGCTCAGCCACAAAAGTAA